A single region of the Pararhodospirillum photometricum DSM 122 genome encodes:
- a CDS encoding NADPH:quinone oxidoreductase family protein — MRAMVCEALGEDLRLREVESPPLGPNDVRLRLIAAGVNFADGLMLEGRYQFKAAPPFTPGLEGVGEVVEAGTDVPLALGTRVLAVPDRGAWAEDLVLPARYVVPLPPTLDPVAAAGFPVTFGTAHFGLVDRARLAPGEVVLVHGAAGGAGLAAVACAKALGARVIATANGPDRLAIAAAAGADALIDAGASDLREQVKALTGGEGVDVVYDPVGGALFETSLRCTAPDGRLLVVGFASGTVPAPPANLLLVKNLSVIGYDWGGYRRRFPDRVMASLTQALDAWAGGRLEVHVGATFPLGDAMEALAALKARTHTGKLILTV; from the coding sequence ATGCGTGCAATGGTCTGCGAAGCCCTGGGGGAAGACCTGCGCCTTCGGGAGGTCGAAAGCCCCCCCCTCGGCCCGAACGACGTCCGCCTGCGCCTGATCGCCGCTGGCGTCAACTTCGCCGACGGCCTGATGCTGGAAGGGCGCTACCAATTCAAGGCCGCGCCCCCGTTCACCCCGGGCCTCGAAGGCGTGGGCGAGGTGGTCGAGGCCGGAACCGACGTTCCCCTGGCCCTTGGTACCCGAGTCCTGGCCGTGCCCGATCGCGGCGCCTGGGCCGAGGACCTGGTCCTGCCCGCCCGCTATGTCGTCCCCCTCCCCCCAACGCTCGACCCCGTCGCCGCGGCCGGCTTCCCCGTCACCTTTGGCACCGCCCATTTCGGGCTGGTGGATCGCGCCCGTTTGGCCCCAGGGGAGGTCGTGCTGGTCCATGGCGCGGCGGGCGGGGCCGGGCTGGCCGCCGTGGCCTGCGCCAAGGCCCTGGGCGCCCGGGTCATCGCCACCGCCAACGGTCCCGACCGCTTGGCCATTGCCGCCGCCGCCGGGGCCGATGCCCTGATCGACGCCGGGGCCTCGGATCTGCGCGAGCAGGTTAAGGCCCTGACCGGCGGCGAAGGGGTCGATGTGGTCTATGACCCGGTGGGCGGCGCCTTGTTCGAAACCTCGCTGCGCTGCACCGCCCCCGATGGCCGCCTCCTGGTGGTGGGCTTTGCCAGCGGCACGGTGCCGGCCCCGCCGGCCAATTTGCTGCTGGTCAAAAATTTATCGGTCATCGGCTATGACTGGGGCGGGTACCGTCGGCGTTTTCCCGATCGCGTCATGGCCTCCTTGACCCAGGCGCTGGACGCGTGGGCCGGGGGGCGCCTTGAGGTTCATGTCGGCGCGACCTTTCCGCTGGGCGACGCCATGGAGGCGCTCGCGGCTCTCAAGGCCCGGACCCACACGGGGAAACTGATCCTGACTGTTTGA
- the rpsD gene encoding 30S ribosomal protein S4 encodes MGKRLNSKHKIDRRLGVNLWGRPKSPLNRREYGPGQHGQRRRKPSDFGTQLMAKQKLKGYYGNISEKAFRKYYEEAVRRRGDTSENLIAILETRLDAVVYRLKFVPTVFAARQVVNHGHVLVNGRRVTIPSFRVREGDVIEVKEKSRQMPLIIEAIQSPERDVASYFEVDHSGMKGTFLRLPKLEDVPYPVQMEPNLVVEFYSR; translated from the coding sequence ATGGGCAAGCGCCTTAACTCGAAGCATAAGATTGACCGCCGTCTTGGCGTTAACCTGTGGGGCCGCCCCAAGAGCCCGCTGAACCGCCGCGAGTACGGCCCGGGGCAGCATGGCCAGCGCCGCCGCAAGCCCTCCGATTTCGGCACCCAGCTGATGGCCAAGCAGAAGCTCAAGGGCTACTACGGCAACATCAGCGAGAAGGCCTTCCGCAAGTACTACGAGGAAGCCGTGCGTCGTCGTGGCGACACCTCGGAAAACCTCATTGCGATCCTGGAAACCCGCCTGGACGCCGTGGTCTACCGCTTGAAGTTCGTGCCCACCGTGTTCGCCGCCCGTCAGGTGGTGAACCATGGCCACGTTCTGGTCAACGGCCGGCGCGTGACCATTCCGTCCTTCCGCGTGCGCGAAGGGGACGTGATCGAGGTCAAGGAAAAGTCCCGCCAGATGCCCCTGATCATCGAAGCCATCCAGTCGCCCGAGCGTGACGTGGCCAGCTACTTCGAGGTCGATCACTCGGGCATGAAGGGCACCTTCTTGCGTCTGCCCAAGCTGGAAGACGTGCCCTACCCGGTCCAGATGGAACCGAACCTGGTGGTCGAATTCTACTCGCGTTAA
- a CDS encoding SLC13 family permease produces the protein MSVFVVGVFIVTYLGMALGRIPGLGVDRVGIALLAAIALEVVAPRPASALVAAIDFETLGILFGLMVVSLQFSGSGFHDWCAYRLAHARLRPLALLALIVGVTGGLSALLTNDVIVLALTPILAQGLRERGLDPRPYLLALAGAANAGSAATVIGNPQNILIAQKGALALGPFLAACAPPALMALVVVWAVVAVVWRRSLRPSDTPPPAVAAPLVHPWGLTKGLLAIAVMLALFLTPLDRATAALVAAGLVLTSRSLHTREVLGHVDWPLLVLFTGLFVVVDALAATGLPAQALAWGVAHGLDPQAPAAVLGLTVLGSNTIGNVPLITLWLAVVPERTPEVLHQLSVYATLAGNLLLIGSLANLIVADQAARVGVRLGFWEHARCGIPMTLGSLVLAWLWFALR, from the coding sequence ATGAGCGTCTTCGTCGTCGGGGTCTTCATCGTCACCTATCTCGGCATGGCTCTGGGCCGGATCCCGGGCTTGGGCGTGGACCGGGTCGGCATCGCCCTTCTCGCCGCCATCGCCCTTGAGGTCGTGGCGCCCCGGCCGGCCTCGGCCCTGGTCGCCGCCATCGACTTCGAGACCCTGGGCATCCTGTTCGGCCTCATGGTGGTGTCGCTCCAGTTCTCCGGCTCGGGGTTTCATGACTGGTGCGCTTACCGCTTGGCCCATGCCCGCCTGCGGCCGCTCGCCTTGCTGGCCCTCATCGTTGGCGTGACCGGCGGGCTGTCGGCCCTGTTGACCAACGACGTGATCGTGCTCGCCCTGACCCCCATTCTGGCCCAGGGCCTGCGCGAACGCGGCTTGGATCCTCGCCCCTATCTCCTGGCCCTGGCCGGGGCCGCCAATGCCGGCTCGGCCGCCACGGTGATCGGCAACCCGCAGAACATTCTCATCGCCCAAAAAGGCGCCCTGGCCCTCGGCCCTTTCCTGGCAGCCTGCGCCCCTCCGGCCCTGATGGCCCTGGTCGTCGTGTGGGCCGTGGTGGCCGTGGTCTGGCGCCGGTCGCTGCGCCCCAGCGACACCCCGCCGCCGGCCGTGGCCGCGCCCTTGGTGCACCCCTGGGGCCTGACCAAGGGACTGTTGGCCATCGCGGTGATGCTGGCCCTGTTCCTGACCCCGCTGGACCGCGCCACGGCGGCCTTGGTGGCGGCCGGCTTGGTGCTGACCAGCCGCTCTTTGCATACCCGCGAGGTCCTGGGGCACGTGGACTGGCCCTTGCTGGTGCTGTTCACCGGCTTGTTCGTTGTGGTCGATGCCCTGGCCGCGACCGGCTTGCCGGCTCAGGCCCTGGCCTGGGGCGTGGCGCACGGCCTTGATCCTCAAGCGCCGGCTGCCGTGCTGGGCCTGACCGTGCTGGGGTCCAACACCATTGGCAACGTGCCGCTTATCACGTTGTGGCTGGCCGTGGTGCCCGAGCGGACGCCCGAGGTTTTGCACCAGCTTTCAGTTTATGCGACGTTGGCCGGAAACCTTCTGTTGATCGGCAGCCTTGCCAATTTGATTGTGGCTGATCAGGCGGCTCGGGTCGGGGTGCGGCTGGGGTTTTGGGAGCATGCGCGTTGCGGCATTCCCATGACCTTGGGCTCCTTGGTGTTGGCGTGGCTGTGGTTTGCCTTGAGGTAA
- a CDS encoding transposase has product MFGYKNHISTDRRHGFIRRWAVSSAAEHDSRRFREVLDSGNTGADVWADTAYRSRKNEEFMAKRGLRSKVHFRRAPGKPLSQAQAKANAARSKVRSAVEHVFACQKGPMALFVRTIGIARAKTKIGMANLVYNMRRLVWWDGRTAPA; this is encoded by the coding sequence ATATTCGGTTACAAGAACCACATCTCGACCGACCGGCGCCACGGCTTCATCCGGCGCTGGGCGGTGTCCTCGGCCGCCGAGCACGACAGCCGCCGCTTCCGCGAGGTGCTCGACAGCGGCAACACTGGTGCCGACGTCTGGGCAGATACCGCCTATCGCTCGCGCAAGAACGAGGAGTTCATGGCGAAACGGGGCCTGCGCTCGAAGGTCCATTTCCGCCGGGCACCGGGCAAGCCACTGTCACAGGCCCAAGCTAAGGCCAACGCCGCCCGCTCCAAGGTGCGCTCGGCCGTCGAGCATGTCTTCGCGTGCCAGAAAGGGCCGATGGCCCTCTTCGTCCGCACCATCGGCATCGCCAGGGCCAAAACCAAGATCGGCATGGCCAATCTCGTCTACAACATGCGCCGCCTAGTCTGGTGGGACGGGAGAACTGCGCCCGCATGA
- a CDS encoding restriction endonuclease, whose product MGRLIVLGSGDTSSARANQRGHLFERLVDAIIEQQGYRVLQRNANHGGMEIDIEGEHKLTKRALYAECKFCSTPLDSPKIQSFTGKYFAFSRKNSDCNGLFVAVPELNGSAYTFYKDNFGDGNEIGYMNEGDVINMLSESKLMIDPQQLSTSVRIDNFSCGEYRVIYSNEGAFTVFFLIQHGSTTPSHYILYDNRGNVVTDQAFHAKIRELSDELASFSAHIPQGQIAPALHGVSEEIVEVRGSSSYFEYQFPASPQFFVGREEELGRVVDFVKSVAENKASSRGILFEADSGWGKSSLVLRCVDALKKEGHLCFAIDTRTASSSQFVLKAADHVLHSLVAEGAISGTHTISGFETVKSCLAAAGEQLKAREKSLIIFFDQFENLFYAPPALKPIHDLLLGLSDAGANVILGFSWKTDMYGAHSTFPYHLRDTIANLSQRLQLKKFGEREIQLTLDELSREIKAPLRKDLAFLLTEFSQGYPWLLKKLCAHVKMQRDAGVTQVRIASSLLNIEELFRTDLQSLAPEQEAALRRIARVAPVDSEDLQDSFSRELIQSLIHKRLIVRVGHKYDIYWDIFRDYLNTGLLPAQENYVLRMQVGSVSNALNVIAAKQGPISASEFIADSDITGKTFYNVLRDMRLLGLVDFTNEVITPRIALPVDAVRRDIAVAAHVKQKLSQNRVTNLIKEIVDAEGEVGTVRLIEVMREACPYIQANDKTWNTYVVCFLGWMDFADLVSFDARRNVAKLAKDDGTAPERPRRSAGRRLSGTLPTVQVAPIEEVLSRFIVAAKSRQKPSFEGMASSTTAKAINMAFALSFLSGPTKDAKLTAAGEEFMREETRRPELFRAAASKLSSFSEFVAMLSELPKDQRYSHNDLGAALNERLAANWTEGTAKLVAKILVDWAKKAGVEMAHVRSRTLKAA is encoded by the coding sequence ATGGGGCGATTGATCGTTCTTGGAAGCGGAGACACCTCTTCAGCGAGAGCAAATCAGCGTGGCCATTTGTTCGAGCGCCTTGTGGATGCGATCATCGAGCAACAAGGCTACCGAGTGCTCCAGCGGAATGCCAATCACGGCGGCATGGAGATCGATATCGAAGGCGAGCACAAGCTCACCAAACGAGCGCTTTACGCTGAGTGCAAGTTCTGTAGCACCCCACTTGATTCACCAAAAATTCAGTCGTTTACTGGGAAGTACTTCGCTTTTTCAAGGAAAAATAGTGATTGCAATGGCCTGTTTGTGGCTGTTCCGGAGCTAAATGGATCCGCTTATACCTTCTACAAAGATAATTTTGGAGATGGCAACGAGATAGGATATATGAATGAGGGCGATGTCATTAATATGCTCTCAGAGAGCAAATTGATGATCGACCCGCAGCAGCTGTCTACGTCTGTGCGCATTGATAATTTCTCTTGTGGCGAGTACAGGGTGATTTACTCGAATGAGGGCGCATTTACTGTATTCTTTCTTATACAGCATGGTAGCACCACCCCAAGCCATTACATACTGTATGATAACAGGGGCAACGTCGTTACGGATCAGGCGTTTCACGCAAAAATCCGTGAGTTGAGCGACGAACTTGCCAGCTTTTCCGCTCACATCCCGCAGGGCCAGATTGCCCCAGCACTTCATGGTGTGTCCGAAGAAATCGTGGAGGTAAGGGGGAGTTCGTCATATTTTGAGTACCAGTTTCCCGCCTCCCCACAGTTTTTTGTTGGCAGAGAAGAGGAGCTTGGCCGAGTTGTCGATTTCGTTAAAAGCGTCGCGGAAAACAAGGCCTCTTCCAGGGGTATTCTTTTCGAGGCCGACTCCGGTTGGGGAAAAAGTTCGTTGGTGCTTCGGTGCGTAGACGCATTAAAGAAAGAAGGGCATCTCTGCTTTGCAATCGACACCCGAACAGCTTCAAGTTCTCAGTTCGTCCTGAAGGCCGCTGATCACGTCCTCCACTCTCTCGTGGCAGAAGGTGCTATCTCCGGCACCCATACAATCAGCGGGTTCGAGACCGTCAAGTCCTGCCTCGCAGCAGCTGGAGAACAACTGAAGGCCCGCGAAAAATCCCTGATAATATTCTTCGATCAGTTTGAAAACCTATTTTATGCTCCGCCAGCACTGAAGCCCATCCATGATTTGTTGCTTGGCCTCTCTGACGCAGGAGCTAACGTCATCCTCGGCTTTTCGTGGAAGACGGATATGTATGGGGCGCATTCCACGTTCCCCTACCATCTCCGCGACACGATTGCAAACCTCTCGCAGCGTTTGCAGCTGAAAAAGTTTGGCGAGCGAGAAATACAGCTCACGTTAGATGAACTCAGTCGAGAGATTAAAGCGCCTCTGCGGAAAGACCTTGCCTTCCTTCTGACAGAGTTTTCTCAGGGATATCCTTGGCTTCTGAAGAAACTTTGCGCCCATGTGAAGATGCAGCGAGATGCTGGCGTTACTCAGGTGCGCATTGCGTCAAGCCTCCTGAACATCGAGGAGTTGTTTCGAACGGATCTCCAGTCGCTTGCCCCTGAGCAGGAAGCGGCTCTCCGGCGCATCGCTCGAGTGGCCCCCGTGGACAGTGAGGACCTCCAAGATTCTTTCTCTCGCGAACTAATCCAGAGCCTGATCCACAAGCGCCTGATTGTGCGCGTAGGCCACAAATACGACATATACTGGGACATATTCAGAGATTACCTAAATACAGGCTTGCTGCCAGCTCAGGAGAACTATGTTCTCAGGATGCAGGTCGGATCGGTTAGCAATGCACTCAATGTCATAGCGGCGAAGCAGGGGCCTATTTCTGCCTCTGAGTTCATTGCCGATAGCGACATTACAGGAAAAACATTTTACAATGTATTGCGAGACATGCGCCTTCTTGGCCTTGTTGACTTCACTAACGAAGTGATCACCCCGCGCATCGCCCTCCCGGTCGATGCCGTTAGACGCGATATAGCGGTGGCTGCGCACGTCAAGCAGAAACTTAGTCAAAACCGCGTGACCAACCTTATCAAAGAGATCGTTGACGCCGAGGGCGAGGTTGGCACTGTGCGTCTGATTGAGGTCATGAGGGAAGCGTGCCCATATATTCAAGCGAACGACAAGACGTGGAACACATATGTCGTCTGCTTTCTCGGATGGATGGATTTCGCTGACTTGGTCAGCTTTGACGCCAGACGCAATGTTGCAAAGCTCGCTAAGGACGACGGGACAGCGCCCGAAAGGCCTCGTCGTTCGGCAGGACGTCGCCTTTCTGGCACACTTCCCACCGTCCAAGTGGCACCAATCGAGGAGGTGCTGTCGCGCTTCATCGTTGCGGCCAAGAGCAGACAAAAGCCGAGTTTCGAGGGCATGGCATCTTCAACTACAGCCAAAGCAATAAACATGGCATTCGCCTTGTCGTTCCTCTCCGGCCCAACAAAGGATGCAAAGCTCACAGCGGCTGGCGAGGAGTTCATGAGGGAGGAGACGCGGCGGCCTGAGCTGTTCCGAGCAGCTGCATCAAAACTGTCCAGCTTCTCCGAGTTCGTGGCGATGCTCTCAGAGTTGCCTAAGGACCAACGCTATTCACACAACGACCTCGGGGCTGCGTTGAACGAGAGGCTCGCGGCTAATTGGACTGAAGGAACGGCAAAGCTTGTAGCCAAAATCCTTGTTGACTGGGCGAAGAAGGCTGGAGTTGAGATGGCTCACGTCCGCAGCCGCACGCTGAAGGCGGCCTAG
- a CDS encoding DUF736 domain-containing protein, with the protein MEITLGTFTKLDDGSFTGTLKTLNITAALTIVPTEKVSEHAPDHRVYAGQRTEVGAAWSQVAKSSGETTLNLKIGAPEFGPNWVRARLVKLERPTDEGITHIALWEPRDR; encoded by the coding sequence ATGGAGATCACGCTGGGCACCTTCACCAAGCTCGACGACGGCAGCTTCACCGGCACCCTCAAGACCCTCAACATCACCGCCGCGCTGACCATCGTTCCGACCGAAAAAGTCTCCGAGCACGCCCCCGACCACCGGGTCTATGCCGGCCAGCGCACCGAGGTCGGCGCCGCCTGGAGCCAGGTCGCCAAGTCCAGCGGCGAGACCACTCTGAACCTCAAGATCGGTGCGCCGGAATTCGGTCCGAACTGGGTCCGGGCCCGGCTGGTCAAGCTCGAACGCCCCACCGACGAGGGCATCACCCACATTGCCCTGTGGGAGCCGCGCGACCGGTAA
- a CDS encoding helix-turn-helix transcriptional regulator yields the protein MDDEILRAANARKGSPFLNTDQAAHYIGLSRRTLEKMRTTGDGPRFRKHGRYVRYHIDDLDDWSRGHGKASTSDAGIRGTRR from the coding sequence ATGGATGACGAGATTCTTCGAGCCGCCAACGCCCGCAAAGGCAGCCCGTTTCTCAACACCGACCAAGCCGCCCATTACATCGGCCTGTCGCGGCGGACGCTGGAAAAGATGCGCACCACCGGGGACGGACCGCGCTTTCGCAAGCATGGTCGCTATGTCCGTTACCACATCGACGACCTTGACGATTGGTCGCGCGGCCATGGCAAGGCCTCGACCTCCGACGCCGGAATCCGGGGGACACGGCGATGA
- the traF gene encoding conjugative transfer signal peptidase TraF, with protein sequence MIGPRLFRIGGRRRGRSRPQRILALALAGLVYLGLAELGRAAPGLVWNNTASAPIGLYRLMPSAPIHRGDRVLARLPDPMRRLAAERGYLPETVPLVKTVGGVSGDLICAEGDTILINGQPVVLRLRQDRWDRPMPTWTGCRRLDADKVFLLTGDVATSFDGRYFGPIPRSNVLGLLVPLWTE encoded by the coding sequence ATGATCGGCCCCCGGCTGTTTCGGATCGGGGGGCGCCGGCGCGGGCGGTCCCGCCCGCAACGCATCCTCGCCCTGGCCCTGGCCGGGCTCGTCTACCTCGGCCTCGCCGAGCTCGGCCGAGCGGCGCCCGGGCTGGTGTGGAACAATACCGCCAGTGCCCCGATCGGCTTGTATCGGCTGATGCCGTCCGCGCCGATTCATCGTGGCGACAGGGTGCTGGCCCGCCTGCCCGATCCGATGCGCCGACTGGCGGCGGAACGAGGCTATCTGCCGGAAACCGTGCCGCTGGTGAAGACGGTCGGCGGGGTCAGTGGCGACCTGATCTGCGCCGAGGGTGACACCATTCTCATCAACGGCCAACCGGTCGTCCTTCGTCTGCGCCAGGATCGCTGGGATCGTCCTATGCCCACCTGGACCGGGTGCCGTCGTCTCGATGCGGACAAGGTTTTCCTGCTGACCGGCGATGTCGCCACATCCTTCGACGGTCGCTATTTCGGGCCGATTCCGCGTTCCAACGTTCTCGGACTCCTGGTGCCGCTATGGACCGAATGA
- a CDS encoding lytic transglycosylase domain-containing protein, protein MTLALLVTLVLVPTVSTASDLDRWNADIAEASRRFAIPEGWIRSVIRAESGGHAERAGRPITSPAGAIGLMQLMPDTYREMREAHGLGSDPADPRDNILAGTAYLRAMLDRFGPTGVFAAYNAGPGRYEQSLRGRPLPAETRHYLTGMSVSASSQPAPSIRLTRSSGTLWPSPGDLFVPLGQAAGGGK, encoded by the coding sequence ATGACCCTCGCTCTTCTCGTCACCCTGGTGCTGGTGCCGACAGTTTCGACCGCGTCCGATCTGGATCGCTGGAACGCTGACATCGCTGAGGCGTCGCGCCGCTTCGCCATCCCGGAAGGGTGGATTCGCTCGGTGATCCGGGCAGAAAGCGGCGGTCATGCCGAGCGCGCTGGACGTCCGATCACCTCGCCGGCCGGGGCGATCGGGCTGATGCAACTGATGCCCGACACCTATCGCGAGATGCGCGAGGCCCACGGTTTGGGCTCCGATCCGGCCGATCCGCGCGACAACATCCTGGCCGGGACCGCCTATCTGCGGGCGATGCTCGACCGCTTCGGTCCAACCGGGGTGTTCGCCGCCTACAATGCCGGGCCGGGGCGCTACGAGCAGAGTCTGCGCGGTCGACCCTTGCCGGCCGAGACCCGGCATTACCTGACCGGGATGTCCGTGTCCGCCTCGTCCCAGCCCGCGCCATCGATCCGGCTGACGCGGTCATCGGGGACGCTGTGGCCGTCGCCGGGCGATCTGTTCGTGCCGCTCGGTCAGGCGGCCGGGGGCGGGAAGTGA